In one Halorubrum sp. CBA1229 genomic region, the following are encoded:
- a CDS encoding helix-turn-helix domain-containing protein, with protein MSRTRLRLGLPDDSWLGEVSRSAPDATLTVTGTVAADESDVTALTAAGVDRAAAVDALRDHDDVDRIETVERGRTETVVRVTAPAPSYVAAARRAGVPFEFPVEVSDGLATLVVVDDRERLSALGRRLAAAGATVESAGGDDPDPILTESQHELVRAAVEAGYYDTPRECTLTELADDREIAKSTCSETLHRAEGQVLRRFVENGTSFDAADSGTEAAPAVAGSSVEEVDDGGDGDARRGSDATGVTATE; from the coding sequence ATGAGTCGAACGCGGTTGCGCCTCGGCCTCCCCGACGACTCCTGGCTCGGCGAGGTCTCGCGGTCGGCTCCGGACGCGACGCTCACGGTCACCGGCACCGTCGCCGCCGACGAGAGCGACGTCACCGCGTTGACGGCGGCGGGAGTCGACCGCGCGGCCGCCGTCGACGCCCTCCGCGACCACGACGACGTGGACCGGATCGAGACCGTCGAGCGCGGGCGAACCGAGACGGTCGTCCGCGTCACCGCCCCGGCGCCGTCCTACGTCGCGGCCGCACGGCGAGCGGGCGTTCCGTTCGAGTTCCCCGTCGAGGTCTCGGACGGACTGGCGACGCTCGTCGTGGTCGACGACCGCGAGCGGCTCTCCGCGCTCGGGCGGCGGCTCGCGGCCGCGGGCGCCACGGTCGAGTCGGCCGGCGGCGACGATCCGGACCCGATCCTCACCGAGTCCCAGCACGAGCTCGTCCGCGCCGCGGTCGAAGCCGGGTACTACGACACGCCCCGTGAGTGCACGCTCACGGAGCTCGCCGACGACCGCGAGATAGCCAAATCGACCTGCAGCGAGACGCTCCACCGCGCCGAGGGGCAGGTGTTGCGCCGCTTCGTCGAGAACGGGACGTCGTTCGACGCGGCCGACTCCGGGACCGAAGCGGCGCCCGCGGTCGCCGGCTCGTCGGTCGAGGAGGTCGACGACGGCGGCGACGGCGACGCGCGCCGCGGTTCCGACGCGACCGGCGTGACGGCGACGGAATAA
- a CDS encoding Vms1/Ankzf1 family peptidyl-tRNA hydrolase yields MIDRLLGRAELKERIEELEEEKRHLERRAEAEEERRSDAVADRQRAEERVNELEHRIESLEERLSRTEGEEASIEFRRVSDARGPRLDDILDRFRGVESDDPEGLLTAFVPGDDAVPTSVSEWFGDRTRLVRRAAPAVVLADDSGAVSAAIAPPIAPEPFDRWDDGFRLEDAWFRPTGRFAFAVVRSDTFALGTYEGAERVAFEGFTSDVKEAHSKGGFSQGRFERRREGQIDDHLKKANRQLAAVADADDVDRVIVVGERSVLGEVREHADVTDVSDATGEPKAALDDAFSDFWTARIHAI; encoded by the coding sequence ATGATCGACAGGCTGCTCGGGCGCGCCGAGCTGAAAGAGCGGATCGAGGAGTTAGAGGAGGAGAAGCGCCACCTCGAACGCCGCGCCGAGGCCGAGGAGGAGCGCCGCTCTGACGCCGTCGCCGACCGCCAGCGCGCCGAGGAGCGCGTCAACGAGCTCGAACACCGGATCGAGTCGTTAGAGGAGCGGCTGAGCCGGACCGAGGGCGAAGAGGCGTCGATCGAGTTCCGGCGCGTGAGCGACGCCCGCGGCCCGCGACTGGACGATATCCTCGACCGCTTCCGGGGCGTGGAGAGCGACGACCCGGAGGGGCTGCTCACCGCTTTCGTCCCGGGCGACGACGCGGTCCCGACGAGCGTGTCGGAGTGGTTCGGCGACCGCACCCGACTCGTTCGGCGGGCCGCGCCCGCGGTCGTCCTCGCCGACGACTCGGGCGCCGTGAGCGCGGCGATCGCGCCCCCGATAGCGCCCGAACCGTTCGATCGGTGGGACGACGGCTTCCGACTGGAAGACGCGTGGTTCCGGCCGACCGGGCGGTTCGCCTTCGCGGTGGTCCGCTCGGACACGTTCGCGCTCGGCACCTACGAGGGCGCCGAGCGCGTCGCCTTCGAGGGGTTCACCTCCGACGTGAAGGAGGCCCACTCGAAGGGCGGCTTCTCGCAGGGGCGCTTCGAGCGCCGCCGCGAGGGGCAGATCGACGACCACCTGAAGAAGGCGAACCGCCAGCTGGCGGCCGTCGCCGACGCGGACGACGTCGACCGCGTGATCGTCGTCGGCGAGCGGAGCGTCCTCGGCGAGGTCCGCGAGCACGCCGACGTCACCGACGTGTCGGACGCGACCGGCGAGCCGAAGGCGGCGCTCGACGACGCCTTCAGCGACTTCTGGACCGCCCGGATCCACGCGATATGA
- a CDS encoding decarboxylating 6-phosphogluconate dehydrogenase — protein MELGVIGLGRMGQIVVNRSLEAGHDVVAFDLSAEATATAAEAGAEPADSVEDLCGRLEGSDDGERDGKRIWLMVPAGEAVDATLADLEPHLDGDDVIVDGGNSHFEASTRRAEETDAAYLDCGTSGGPASAEAGFSLMVGGPAWAYEAMVPVFDAVATGPDGHDRMGESGSGHYVKMVHNGVEYALMQAYGEGFELLAEGRYDLDMESVARTWNNGAVIRSWLLELCEEAFREEGSDLGDVADHVAGGSTGTWTVEEALEQAVPVPLIYQALAERFDSRNEGRFSRRLANRLRYGFGRHEVARRSDGE, from the coding sequence ATGGAACTCGGCGTCATCGGACTCGGGCGGATGGGGCAGATCGTGGTGAACCGGTCGCTGGAGGCCGGCCACGACGTGGTCGCGTTCGACCTCTCGGCGGAGGCGACCGCGACCGCGGCGGAGGCGGGCGCGGAACCCGCTGACTCGGTCGAAGACCTCTGTGGGCGGTTGGAGGGCTCGGACGACGGCGAGCGGGACGGGAAGCGCATCTGGCTCATGGTGCCCGCGGGCGAGGCGGTCGACGCCACGCTCGCAGACTTAGAGCCGCACCTCGACGGGGACGACGTGATCGTCGACGGGGGAAACTCCCACTTCGAGGCGTCCACCCGCCGCGCCGAGGAGACGGACGCCGCCTACCTCGACTGCGGCACGTCCGGGGGACCGGCGAGCGCCGAGGCGGGGTTCTCGCTGATGGTCGGCGGCCCGGCGTGGGCCTACGAGGCGATGGTCCCCGTCTTCGACGCGGTCGCGACCGGTCCGGACGGCCACGACCGGATGGGCGAGTCGGGGTCGGGTCACTACGTGAAGATGGTCCACAACGGCGTGGAGTACGCGCTGATGCAGGCGTACGGCGAGGGGTTCGAGCTCCTCGCGGAGGGCCGGTACGACCTCGACATGGAGTCGGTCGCGCGCACGTGGAACAACGGCGCGGTCATTCGGTCGTGGCTCCTCGAGCTGTGCGAGGAGGCGTTCCGCGAGGAGGGGTCGGACCTCGGTGACGTCGCGGACCACGTCGCGGGCGGGTCCACGGGCACGTGGACCGTCGAGGAGGCGCTCGAACAGGCGGTGCCGGTGCCGCTCATCTATCAGGCGCTCGCGGAGCGGTTCGACTCGCGGAACGAGGGGCGCTTCTCGCGGCGGCTCGCGAACCGGCTGCGGTACGGGTTCGGCCGCCACGAAGTCGCGCGGCGGTCGGACGGGGAGTAG
- a CDS encoding alpha/beta hydrolase — translation MSDATTEAVRGVDAIDADVPDDEIPESVPAESRAVETNGVRLHLVEAGPEDGKLLVLLHGFPEFWYGWHETIATLANAGYRVVVPDQRGYNLSAKPPGVSDYRIGELARDVVGIVDAYGRETAAVAGHDWGAAVGWWLALHHADRVSEFVAVNVPHPTVFEETLRSSWDQRLKSWYMLAFQLPRLPEAVASAGNWRLAVRGLRDSSTPGTFSDEDIRRYRRAWNREGAFEAMVNWYRAIVRDRPTPEQTRVEVPTLVIWGARDRFLTKRMAGRSVDRCAEGRLLTLDTATHWVVHEEPHRVAEAIADHADPLPPGARE, via the coding sequence ATGAGCGATGCGACGACAGAGGCGGTTCGCGGCGTCGACGCGATAGACGCCGACGTCCCGGACGACGAGATCCCCGAGTCGGTGCCGGCGGAATCGCGGGCGGTGGAGACGAACGGCGTCCGACTCCACCTCGTCGAGGCGGGGCCGGAAGACGGGAAGCTGCTCGTCCTGCTCCACGGGTTCCCCGAGTTCTGGTACGGCTGGCACGAGACGATCGCGACGCTCGCCAACGCCGGGTACCGCGTCGTGGTCCCCGACCAGCGCGGGTACAACCTCTCGGCGAAGCCACCGGGCGTGAGCGACTACCGGATCGGCGAGCTCGCCCGCGACGTCGTCGGCATCGTCGACGCGTACGGGCGGGAGACCGCCGCCGTCGCCGGACACGACTGGGGGGCGGCGGTGGGGTGGTGGCTCGCGCTCCACCACGCTGACCGCGTCTCGGAGTTCGTCGCGGTCAACGTCCCGCACCCGACCGTCTTCGAGGAGACACTCCGGAGCTCGTGGGACCAGCGGCTCAAGAGCTGGTACATGCTCGCGTTCCAGCTCCCGAGGCTCCCCGAGGCCGTCGCCAGCGCGGGGAACTGGCGGCTGGCCGTTCGCGGGCTCCGCGACTCCAGTACCCCCGGCACGTTCAGCGACGAGGACATCCGGCGCTACCGGCGTGCGTGGAACCGCGAGGGCGCCTTCGAGGCGATGGTGAACTGGTACCGCGCGATCGTCCGCGATCGCCCGACCCCCGAGCAGACCCGCGTCGAGGTGCCAACCCTCGTGATCTGGGGCGCGAGGGACCGCTTCCTCACGAAGCGGATGGCGGGGCGGAGCGTCGACCGCTGCGCCGAGGGCCGGCTGCTGACGCTCGACACCGCGACCCACTGGGTCGTCCACGAGGAGCCGCACCGCGTCGCGGAGGCGATCGCCGACCACGCCGACCCGCTCCCGCCCGGCGCGCGGGAGTAG
- a CDS encoding rhodanese-like domain-containing protein, with protein MDGEIDPEELAALLDETADRDEAADGNEGGEDLRIVDIRDQRAFDRGHLPGSECVPFPELTTRVEELAGASRIVTVCPHGIASRQAAQLIGSYAGIEDARVESLRGGVEAWQRDVDELVTTERADERPDASDGAADEGPDAPF; from the coding sequence ATGGACGGCGAGATCGACCCCGAGGAGCTGGCGGCGCTCCTCGACGAGACCGCCGACCGCGACGAAGCGGCGGACGGGAACGAGGGGGGCGAAGACCTCCGAATCGTCGATATCCGCGACCAGCGGGCGTTCGACCGCGGCCACCTCCCCGGCAGCGAGTGCGTCCCGTTCCCCGAGCTGACGACCCGCGTCGAGGAGCTCGCCGGCGCCTCGCGGATCGTCACCGTCTGCCCGCACGGGATCGCCAGCCGGCAGGCCGCACAGCTGATCGGGAGCTACGCCGGGATCGAGGACGCGCGTGTCGAGAGCCTCCGCGGGGGCGTCGAGGCGTGGCAGCGCGACGTCGACGAGCTGGTGACGACGGAGAGGGCCGACGAGCGCCCCGACGCCAGCGACGGCGCGGCGGACGAGGGTCCCGACGCCCCGTTCTGA
- a CDS encoding sulfatase → MAPDTSHPDEPVSRSSTPAESRSTDADPEVSNVVLVTIDSLRADAIAPYDDERISPVLAELADDGTVFDRSFATGNWTPFSFPSILASEPVFARNGDIGVTGARTLASVLSEAGIATGGFNAANGFLTSHWGYPEGFDEFEPFVTSVGSSRYSRYLAAHPTVEAWIQLLASPFRRLNSTFRGRSDERPFLDASRMFDVEDAATEFIDETDGPFFLWTHYMDTHTPYVPAPRYIREVSDGLVGTHRMLHAHTRTSLGLEVDERTLRELRTLYQATVKQVDDSVGRVLEALEAAGVADETAIIVAGDHGEEFQEHGHLAHYPKLYDELIHVPFIVNVPGEDGGRVSEHVGLDAIPPTVADLLGVESPPEWRGGSVAPAVRGEAEPDQDPVVSVTVRGEEVTEQPIPRSMDDGELLVSVRDAEWTYIENADTGETELYHRPSDPTQQEDLSADPTDEELAVVERFAPVAADHVAELRDRDGDAAGDDEVDEDLEARLEALGYR, encoded by the coding sequence ATGGCTCCGGACACGTCACACCCGGACGAGCCGGTATCGCGCTCGTCCACGCCGGCGGAATCGCGATCGACCGACGCCGACCCCGAGGTCTCCAACGTCGTTCTCGTCACGATCGACTCGCTCCGAGCGGACGCGATCGCGCCGTACGACGACGAGCGGATCTCGCCGGTGCTCGCCGAGCTGGCCGACGACGGAACCGTCTTCGACCGATCGTTCGCGACCGGGAACTGGACCCCCTTCTCGTTCCCCTCGATCCTCGCGTCCGAGCCCGTCTTCGCTCGGAACGGCGACATCGGCGTGACCGGCGCACGGACGCTCGCCTCGGTGCTCTCGGAGGCGGGGATCGCGACCGGCGGCTTCAACGCCGCGAACGGCTTTCTCACCTCTCACTGGGGGTACCCCGAGGGGTTCGACGAGTTCGAGCCGTTCGTCACCAGCGTCGGGTCGAGCCGGTACAGCCGCTACCTCGCCGCCCACCCGACGGTCGAGGCGTGGATCCAGCTGCTCGCCTCCCCGTTTCGCCGTCTCAACTCCACGTTCAGGGGACGCAGCGACGAGCGGCCGTTCCTCGACGCCTCGCGGATGTTCGACGTCGAGGACGCCGCGACGGAGTTCATCGACGAGACGGACGGGCCGTTCTTCCTGTGGACCCACTACATGGACACCCACACGCCGTACGTCCCGGCGCCGCGGTACATCCGCGAGGTGTCCGACGGGCTGGTCGGGACCCACCGGATGCTCCACGCGCACACCCGAACGAGCCTCGGGCTGGAGGTCGACGAGCGGACCCTCCGCGAGCTCCGGACGCTGTATCAGGCGACAGTCAAGCAGGTCGACGACAGCGTCGGGCGCGTGCTCGAGGCCCTCGAAGCGGCCGGCGTCGCCGACGAGACCGCGATCATCGTCGCGGGCGACCACGGCGAGGAGTTCCAGGAGCACGGCCACCTCGCGCACTACCCGAAGCTGTACGACGAGCTGATTCACGTGCCGTTCATCGTGAACGTCCCCGGCGAAGACGGGGGTCGCGTCTCCGAACACGTCGGGCTCGACGCGATCCCGCCGACCGTGGCCGACCTCCTCGGTGTGGAGTCGCCGCCGGAGTGGCGCGGGGGGTCGGTGGCGCCCGCGGTCAGAGGCGAGGCCGAGCCCGATCAGGACCCCGTCGTCTCCGTGACGGTCCGCGGCGAGGAGGTGACGGAGCAGCCCATCCCGCGCTCGATGGACGACGGCGAGCTCCTGGTGAGCGTCCGCGACGCGGAGTGGACCTACATCGAGAACGCAGACACCGGGGAGACGGAGCTGTACCACCGACCCTCGGACCCGACTCAGCAGGAGGACCTGTCCGCCGACCCGACCGATGAAGAGCTGGCCGTCGTCGAGCGGTTCGCCCCCGTCGCCGCCGACCACGTGGCCGAGCTTCGCGACCGCGACGGGGACGCCGCCGGGGACGACGAGGTCGACGAGGACCTCGAGGCCCGGCTCGAGGCGCTCGGCTATCGCTGA
- a CDS encoding PGF-CTERM sorting domain-containing protein: MTRSGSDPAVRSVAALLVALLLVAALGVAAPGAAGSAAVDDRSAPSDAVALGGTEFHGSVGPDSPEDAAGDDAGQVDDSDRIRLRNELSMTAEPGTVAVRTRAAIPDRVTELRVTLLSANDDAVEADGFERADDAGPDESAWVWDGETATPSLTYAMDANDTVEAAGPLGARGSYRFVDAGEWALVRTPRTSASWSYTGQYDGQVRLTRENAVDGEGVASQAMAFLGPYEEHVREAGGQRYRLIVPAAADLEATPDEVFGVFESASTALQVGARDEAVFAVAAPTGGVEWGVRGLQVADADLWVRDVEPAGTAADVWTHEYVHTRQAYRADASGRWITEASATYYAALFALDRGDADFDEFERTLARGERDPDASAVLADPGTWERNPDYTKGALVAGEIDRRLRVATDGSASLATVVRDLNAADGPITNGDVLDAVEAAAAEGADAETAAAIRAEAERLTTTRETAETWDREAHAEAFGETPAQVGYALADDGVRATGEYRDRPVASDPVELVAGETLALAVDVTNTGGVAGEYDLALTVDGEVVDSRNGSVEAGEATTERFERAFSDPGEYAVRVAGERLTVAVSEPAPPSVRAVSADADRVAAGESVRVTATVANDAGLPAGADVEFRVDGETVATAPVRLDAGAEGTVARNVTLGESGESGGIAGGDGEATVSVVGPEDEASTTVTVDGEGPLGGEGGATDDGAPGFGPVVALVALLSAAGLFGRRGPGS; this comes from the coding sequence ATGACACGGTCGGGTTCGGATCCAGCGGTTCGATCCGTCGCCGCGTTGCTCGTCGCGCTCCTGCTCGTCGCCGCGCTGGGGGTCGCCGCACCGGGGGCCGCCGGGAGCGCGGCGGTCGACGACCGCTCCGCCCCGAGCGACGCCGTCGCGCTCGGCGGGACCGAGTTCCACGGGTCCGTCGGCCCCGACTCGCCCGAGGACGCCGCGGGCGACGACGCGGGTCAGGTCGACGACTCCGACAGGATCCGCCTGCGGAACGAGCTGTCGATGACCGCCGAGCCCGGAACGGTCGCGGTCAGGACGCGGGCGGCGATCCCCGACCGCGTCACCGAGCTCCGGGTGACTTTGCTCAGCGCGAACGACGACGCGGTCGAGGCCGACGGGTTCGAGCGGGCCGACGACGCCGGTCCCGACGAGTCGGCGTGGGTGTGGGACGGCGAGACGGCGACCCCCTCGCTCACCTACGCGATGGACGCCAACGACACCGTCGAGGCGGCGGGACCGCTCGGCGCCCGCGGCTCCTACCGGTTCGTCGACGCCGGCGAGTGGGCGTTGGTCCGGACGCCGCGGACGAGCGCGAGCTGGTCGTACACCGGCCAGTACGACGGCCAGGTCCGGCTGACCCGAGAGAACGCCGTCGACGGCGAGGGGGTCGCCTCGCAGGCGATGGCGTTCCTCGGCCCGTACGAGGAGCACGTCCGCGAGGCCGGCGGCCAGCGCTACCGCCTGATCGTCCCCGCGGCGGCCGATCTCGAAGCGACTCCCGACGAGGTGTTCGGCGTCTTCGAGTCGGCGTCGACGGCGCTGCAGGTGGGCGCGCGCGACGAGGCGGTGTTCGCCGTCGCCGCTCCCACCGGCGGCGTCGAGTGGGGGGTCCGCGGACTTCAGGTCGCCGACGCCGACCTCTGGGTCCGGGACGTCGAGCCGGCCGGCACGGCGGCCGACGTGTGGACGCACGAGTACGTCCACACCCGGCAGGCCTACCGCGCCGACGCGAGCGGCCGGTGGATCACCGAGGCGAGCGCGACCTACTACGCCGCGCTGTTCGCCTTGGACCGCGGCGACGCCGATTTCGACGAATTCGAGCGGACCCTGGCGCGCGGCGAGCGGGATCCCGACGCCTCGGCGGTGCTCGCCGACCCCGGCACGTGGGAGCGCAACCCCGACTACACGAAGGGGGCGCTCGTCGCCGGCGAGATCGACCGCCGGCTCCGCGTCGCGACCGACGGGAGCGCCTCGCTCGCGACGGTCGTCCGCGATCTGAACGCCGCGGACGGACCGATCACCAACGGGGACGTGCTCGACGCCGTCGAGGCGGCCGCGGCCGAGGGGGCCGACGCCGAGACCGCGGCCGCGATCCGCGCCGAGGCCGAGCGCCTGACGACCACCCGGGAGACGGCGGAGACGTGGGACCGCGAGGCGCACGCGGAGGCGTTCGGCGAGACGCCCGCGCAGGTCGGGTACGCGCTCGCGGACGACGGGGTCCGGGCGACCGGCGAGTACCGCGACCGCCCGGTCGCGAGCGACCCGGTCGAGCTGGTGGCCGGCGAGACGCTCGCGCTCGCCGTCGACGTGACCAACACGGGCGGCGTCGCCGGCGAGTACGACCTCGCGTTGACCGTCGACGGCGAGGTCGTCGACTCGCGGAACGGCTCGGTCGAGGCGGGCGAAGCGACCACCGAGCGGTTCGAACGGGCGTTCTCTGACCCCGGCGAATACGCGGTCCGGGTCGCCGGCGAGCGGCTGACGGTCGCCGTCTCCGAGCCCGCGCCGCCGTCGGTCAGAGCGGTCTCCGCGGACGCGGACCGCGTGGCCGCCGGCGAGTCGGTGCGCGTCACCGCGACGGTCGCCAACGACGCCGGCCTCCCGGCCGGGGCGGATGTCGAGTTCCGGGTCGACGGCGAGACGGTCGCCACGGCGCCCGTCCGGCTCGACGCCGGCGCGGAGGGGACGGTCGCGAGGAACGTCACGCTCGGGGAGTCGGGAGAGTCGGGAGGTATCGCCGGCGGCGACGGCGAGGCGACCGTGAGCGTCGTCGGCCCGGAAGACGAGGCCTCGACGACCGTCACCGTCGACGGGGAGGGTCCGCTCGGCGGGGAGGGTGGGGCCACCGACGACGGCGCGCCCGGGTTCGGCCCCGTCGTCGCTCTCGTCGCGCTGCTGTCGGCCGCGGGGCTGTTCGGACGGCGGGGCCCCGGCTCCTGA
- a CDS encoding cupin domain-containing protein, producing MPRVNEGDLDWKETERGEIRFRRKQLGEAAGGEGIGCSLYELPAGAKSWPYHYHTANEEALYVLAGEATLRHDGETHAIEAGDYVAFAADESGAHRVVNEGDEPVRYLALSTMREPDVTVYPDAGTFGVYAGSPPGGREERSLEGYYEIDGDVDYWEM from the coding sequence ATGCCCCGTGTCAACGAAGGAGACCTCGACTGGAAAGAGACGGAGCGCGGCGAGATCCGGTTCCGCCGGAAGCAACTCGGCGAGGCGGCCGGCGGCGAGGGGATCGGGTGTAGCCTCTACGAGCTCCCCGCCGGCGCGAAGTCGTGGCCGTACCACTACCACACCGCCAACGAGGAGGCGCTCTACGTCCTCGCCGGCGAGGCGACCCTGCGACACGACGGGGAGACGCACGCGATCGAGGCCGGCGACTACGTCGCGTTCGCGGCCGACGAGTCCGGCGCGCACCGCGTCGTCAACGAAGGCGACGAGCCGGTGCGGTACCTCGCGCTGTCGACGATGAGGGAGCCCGACGTCACGGTGTATCCCGACGCGGGGACGTTCGGCGTCTACGCCGGGTCGCCACCGGGCGGCCGCGAGGAGCGTTCGCTGGAGGGATACTACGAGATCGACGGCGACGTCGACTACTGGGAGATGTAG
- a CDS encoding DUF5802 family protein, which yields MFERFSSGYYLGELYVEPHDGDRAVIQRADHEHVNEQLYADGEGVERLDAPLVMKLGAGHIPVGGDDDVPSGTLAVPHEIADETLPDRKNVLLADADRAETLLRWEGWEPHVNA from the coding sequence ATGTTCGAGCGATTCTCGAGCGGATACTACCTGGGGGAACTGTACGTGGAGCCCCACGACGGCGACCGCGCCGTCATCCAGCGGGCCGACCACGAGCACGTCAACGAGCAGCTGTACGCGGACGGCGAGGGAGTCGAGCGGCTCGACGCACCCCTCGTAATGAAACTCGGCGCCGGCCACATCCCGGTCGGCGGCGACGACGACGTGCCGAGCGGAACGCTCGCGGTCCCCCACGAGATCGCCGACGAGACGCTCCCGGACCGCAAGAACGTCCTGCTGGCGGACGCGGATCGGGCGGAGACGCTGTTGCGGTGGGAGGGTTGGGAGCCACACGTGAACGCGTGA
- a CDS encoding GtrA family protein codes for MLRGILRNLVSGPIAVQMRRFVIVGAFTAGIQMGLLWLFVDAAGINYLIGATVAIEITIILSYVFNNAWTFEARQNTGTTEYLSGLLKTNLVRGTAIPIQLGVLYALVEWGGVMYLVSNGFAIFLSGIYRFALDSLWTWG; via the coding sequence ATGTTACGGGGGATCCTCCGCAACCTCGTCAGCGGACCGATCGCCGTCCAGATGCGCCGGTTCGTGATCGTCGGCGCGTTCACCGCCGGCATACAGATGGGACTGCTCTGGCTGTTCGTCGACGCCGCCGGGATCAACTACCTGATCGGCGCAACGGTCGCCATCGAGATCACGATCATTCTCTCGTACGTGTTCAACAACGCGTGGACGTTTGAGGCGAGACAGAACACGGGCACGACCGAGTATCTCTCGGGACTGCTGAAGACGAACCTCGTCCGGGGGACGGCGATCCCGATCCAGCTCGGCGTCCTCTACGCGCTTGTGGAGTGGGGCGGGGTGATGTACCTCGTCTCCAACGGGTTCGCCATCTTCCTCAGCGGCATCTATCGGTTCGCGCTCGACTCGCTCTGGACATGGGGGTGA
- a CDS encoding TVP38/TMEM64 family protein: MRLFASASDRRRGILAFVGVAVGFVLLYLFVREYAWFLTDAEALRLWLRQFGVLAPLVFIAIQALQVIVAPIPGQVVALVAGYLFGPLAGTVYSVTGVLIGSAIAFSLSKHYGRSFVEDVIHEDIIVRFDGFVDTVGLPGLFAFVIIPGLPDDAICFLSGLTKWTLPAFMGVIAVGRLPAYVLTVYAGGELASGRFLSGLALILVVVLASVVGYYKQETIRDIIARVEPRLPF, from the coding sequence ATGAGACTCTTCGCCTCGGCGTCGGACAGACGACGGGGGATCCTCGCGTTCGTCGGCGTCGCGGTCGGCTTCGTCCTCCTCTACCTCTTCGTCCGCGAGTACGCCTGGTTCCTCACCGACGCCGAGGCGCTCCGCCTGTGGCTCCGGCAGTTCGGCGTGCTCGCGCCGCTCGTGTTCATCGCCATCCAGGCCCTCCAGGTGATCGTCGCGCCGATTCCGGGCCAAGTCGTCGCCCTCGTCGCGGGGTACCTCTTCGGCCCGCTCGCCGGCACCGTCTACAGCGTCACGGGCGTGCTCATCGGGAGCGCGATCGCCTTCTCGCTGTCGAAGCACTACGGCCGGTCGTTCGTCGAGGACGTGATCCACGAGGACATTATTGTGCGGTTCGACGGGTTCGTCGACACGGTCGGGCTCCCGGGCCTGTTCGCGTTCGTGATCATCCCCGGGCTCCCGGACGACGCCATCTGCTTTTTAAGCGGGCTCACGAAGTGGACGCTCCCCGCGTTCATGGGCGTCATCGCCGTCGGCCGGCTCCCCGCGTACGTGCTCACGGTGTACGCCGGCGGCGAGCTCGCGAGCGGACGCTTCCTCTCCGGGCTCGCGCTCATCCTCGTCGTCGTCCTCGCGTCGGTGGTCGGGTATTACAAACAGGAGACGATCCGCGACATCATCGCCCGCGTCGAGCCCCGACTCCCCTTTTAA
- a CDS encoding DUF2589 domain-containing protein gives MQATETLSDLPLASLFSAPLVAAIEANVQAQTESLRLLREIGFEDGSLRTVTFSYATTGIDSETGEESRIRKELEIPIVLFLSFPELVVHEIEQTFSARITGERTEESDEDGNGGDGSGGTAPFLPSPTQLQVAPSSESTTFSERTKSKYDLDIRMRAEVDTQTTGMETLERAANSAVATTDEGVIPDAEDETE, from the coding sequence GTGCAAGCTACAGAGACCCTCTCCGACCTCCCGCTCGCCTCGCTGTTCTCCGCCCCGCTCGTGGCGGCCATCGAGGCGAACGTCCAGGCGCAGACGGAGTCGCTCCGGCTCCTCCGGGAGATCGGGTTCGAGGACGGGTCGCTCAGGACGGTCACGTTCAGCTACGCCACGACGGGAATCGACAGCGAGACCGGCGAGGAGAGCCGGATCCGGAAGGAGCTGGAGATCCCGATCGTCTTGTTCCTCTCGTTCCCGGAGCTCGTCGTCCACGAGATCGAACAGACGTTCTCGGCGCGGATCACCGGCGAACGTACCGAAGAGAGCGACGAGGACGGGAACGGCGGCGATGGCTCCGGTGGCACCGCCCCGTTCCTCCCGTCGCCGACGCAGCTGCAAGTTGCGCCGTCGTCCGAATCGACGACGTTCTCGGAGCGGACCAAGTCCAAGTACGACCTCGATATCCGAATGCGCGCCGAGGTCGACACGCAGACGACGGGAATGGAGACGCTCGAACGGGCCGCGAACAGCGCCGTCGCGACGACCGACGAGGGCGTCATCCCGGACGCGGAGGACGAGACGGAATGA
- a CDS encoding cupin domain-containing protein, with amino-acid sequence MTLDRYADAVSELDPAAGEVETAELVVTDDVLVKAFVLGPDAAVDPHEHADATNVFHVIEGEPTVVREGTEETLAAPAVVPNERGAVHGARNDTDERAVLTASLCPLP; translated from the coding sequence ATGACGCTCGACAGATACGCCGACGCCGTCTCCGAGCTCGATCCCGCGGCGGGCGAGGTGGAGACCGCCGAACTCGTCGTCACCGACGACGTGCTCGTGAAGGCGTTCGTCCTCGGCCCGGACGCCGCCGTCGACCCGCACGAACACGCCGACGCGACCAACGTCTTCCACGTTATCGAGGGAGAACCGACGGTCGTCAGGGAGGGGACCGAGGAAACGCTCGCGGCGCCCGCGGTGGTCCCGAACGAGCGCGGCGCGGTCCACGGCGCCCGGAACGACACGGACGAGCGAGCCGTGCTCACGGCGAGCCTCTGCCCGCTCCCCTGA